A stretch of DNA from Sugiyamaella lignohabitans strain CBS 10342 chromosome B, complete sequence:
AAAAGAAACTTCTTGGAGATTTAGCATTCAATGGATCTGCTGCTACAGATGGATCCGACACTCCTGTAAGCGGCCAGGAACCGCCTGCTGACCATATTCTTCAAAATGGGTCTGCTGatcaaaccaagaaaaagcacCGTCCTAGTAGCTCGTCGAATCCTATTACTAATAACGTTCCTGCTACTCATGAAGCCACTCCAAATGGCCATAAAGATTCATTCTTAAACTACTTTTTCGGAAAGGACGGTGCTGAACAAAGCTCTGTAGGAGGTCACAGTGCACTCTCTGCCCGCAGTAAGGATTCGCCATTTATTCAATCTCCTGCAGCATCTGACCCCTCATCCGCTCGATTTGACTTGCGCGATATTGAAAGCAGTCTGGACAATCCACTGGAGCACTTTTCTGAGCGTGAACAGCTGGAGTGCGAGCTCATTACAAGATTAATTATTTCCTACTTTGACATTGTTCGTGAAAGTATACAAGACCAGGTTCCCAAGGCCGTCATGCATTTGCTTGTCAATTTCAGTAAAGAATCAGCTCAAAACAGATTGGTCAGTGAACTGTATAAAGAGTCTCTCTTTGATGATTTATtatatgaagatgagaCCCTGGCTCAAGAGCGGGAAAAATGTCAAAATATGTTGAAAACATACAAGGAGGCTGCTAGAGTGATTGGTGAAGTAGTATAGACACTTATAAAGTGATAAAAATTGTAAATCTAAGtacaaataatatatatatatcccGTCTCTTACTACCGCGAAACAAAATGCTTGATTAGGACTTGCTAGTACGCAGTTTGGATTGGAACGAGTCAATATCAAGATAGGTTCCTTTGAACCAGCGATTTCCCGATCCTGGCTGGAACTGTTGTCGTCCATGGAGAGTTCTCCTATTCATGAACAACACACAAGTGTTTTCTGCCATCTTAACCTCAATCTGGTTGGAAGGGTTCTCAATATACTCTTCAAAGAGTCGCAACCCTCGGTAAAAGTTGGTGACAACATTGTCAGCTACGTCGTGGGTAGTTGCTATAGCATCAATTGGCCCTTGAAATGGAGGCGAGTAGTTAATGTGTGAAATTGCTCTTCTACCTGTTTTCTCGTCAACTGAACTGTTTACATCCTCGACGATAAGTGGTCTAGCGAAATAATAATGCTGGTTGTCATTGACATAATGGTAGCTAATTGGCACTTCAGTCAGAGCCGAATATGCATCAGGATCCGTTTCTAGAATATGGAGTGCCGCCGCAAAAGAGTCGGCAAATATGGATTCACCACCAATTGTATTGTTTTCAATTACGTGAAGTAATTGTACACCTGGCGGTGATTCAAAATACAACAAATCCATATGTAATGGAAGATATACCGCAGTGTAAGCTACATTTTTTGCCATTGACTGAGATATAACGTTCCATGATGGTCCGTAAAATGTATTCTTAATAGGCCCAATTTGTTCCGCAATGTGTTCCACAGTAATTTTAGACGAATTAAACTTTTCTCCTGGGGGAATATCAGTGATAAATGCAATTCCATCTCTTTGCAGCGACTTTACCAAGTCATTTGGCGATTCCAAGTAAGCCTTATAGGAGGTGCTATATGCATCATCATATGTAAATTTTGATGTTCCAGAATTCCAAATATTGGTGTCGTGAAGATCAAGGTGTCTATATCTGCGACGAGAAACGGTATTGCTGTAGGTCTCGAGAAAGTCCTGGGAATAGCTACTCTTATGACCGTCTGCCCATTCCACGTCCAATGACTGAGTCGACGGGTTCACAGTTACGTTCTTAGCATATATAGAATCTCCAAGTTGGGCCGTAGAGAAGGTCTTCTGTTTTGTACTGACATCAACTGATTCTGTACTGGCACAAGCATCTCGTAGGAACAGGTTTCTGAACTTGACAGGCTCTGCCGTTCGAAACCCCCCCAAAGAAATCCCACTCTTGTCAAATGACTCTACGTGATATTTACGTGCCAATTGACGCCGCAACAATAATCTTGAGCCTCGAATCATTACCTGAATGTGAGAAGTGAAATTTAAATGTGTGGTTCTGTTAATATATGTACCGCTCGGCAATATATGCATAGAATGTGGAGATGCTCGGCTGGCTGGCGGGGATCGATAATGCGGCtctttcaggggtaattgataagataagggCATGGTTTAAACCACACCACATATGGATTGTTATTCTATtgcaaatatatatttgtctTTTAACTTATTTTGGAATGGAGAAGCACTAAGCAGAAaggaaatggaaatggtgGATACTTCAGATCCACAGGAGTCTCAGTTTACAGATCGAGATGAGAATTTAAATGAAACTCAGTAAGCTGACTTCTTGGACGTAACGAGGCCCACCATTCTAACCTGATACATAGGGAGCTCCTTTTGGAATATTTTACAAACTTACTAGATGAAGTGAAGCAATCCTTTCTTGGAGGAAGAATTCCATCATTTACTTTGACCCCCTTGAGAACGTAGGTATTCGGGTTTCAATTTTTACAAAACTAACGGGAGATAGAAGGGAGACCAATAAACGACGTCGATACCACACTGTTTATTTCACAGGAGCAGATCTGTACGAAACCACTAATTTTGTAATAGCAATAAGATTGATTTCACTGATCAAACGCAATATTGAAAGCAATGAAATCGTAACAAAACGCGATCTGTATTACCAGGATGTCACCTTATTCAGAGATCAGACACGAGTTAACATGGTAGTTGAGCAGTTCATTTCGGTCCTCGGTGTTACTAGTGCTGACTTGAAGATTGTAGCGTCTCCGAAAGGTCAGTTCCATGGCGATGTCTCTGTATTTTCCGCCAATGGAAGTATACTTGAGTCCAACAGGAGTAGCCCTGTAAGTTATTGACCCGACCAAGATTGGGGACCCTGACGATGAGACATCATACACAATATGATTACCTATTTGCTTCACTCCACTCATTACTCAACGGTTCAGTAGTTGTGAAGTGTGccgaagcagaagcaacTCCATCACAGTTGACGATTCAGGACTAACGCCCAAGCCTACTCTAGTGCCTGTAGCACCAACTCTTTTCATAAGAGCTGAGGAATATGTCAAATACGTGATATTCATTGAGAAAGAAGTATGATTCAACACAAACAGTTTCTTCTATGTCCACTAACAAACAGGCCGTCTTTCAAAGTCTCTATGGTAAAATTCCTAATGCCATCCTACTTACAGGAAAGGGTTTTCCTGATGAAGCGACTCAAAGGTTTTTTCACGATCTTGTTACCAATAACCCTCGTTTGAAGGTATATGGATTGGTTGACTCAGATATTTATGGGCTCCGAATTTTTATTACATATTGCGTAGGAAGTGAAAGAGGCAGGAAAAACCGTACCGCAGAAGAGGGCTTGGGAGTTAATAAAGCGGAATTTTTAGGTGTTAGCTTGATGGATTATACAGACGGGTTTGCAGCCATAACTAAAGGGGACCGGCGCCAGGCTATGAGCATGTTTAATAAGTCGTGGATAAACGAGGATTATGTATCAAAGGTAAAGAGGGAGCTCCAGCTGGGTTTATATTTGGGCAAAAAAGCAGAGATGAATGTGCTAAAAAATGGTTCATCAGCAAAAAacataattaattatatcTCTAGTCGGCTCAATTAACAACGTTCAACCgcgaaaaaaaaacaaggcTAACCAAGTGTGTATTATTTCTTAGGTTTTTTTCGAATCAACATACCACCTAAAACATTGACAGGAGCGGAGGTAGTTGCCgttttcttatcttttattttagcTTCTTTAGCTCCGAAAATCTTAAGTTTAGCAAATTCAGGCACTCTGTCAGAAAATTCCTCTGATGCCGACTCGGCAAACTCTCTCGTTGCAAAGCTCAGGTTCATAAGAACATCTTTAAGCTGTACGAATTCTTTATAAGATACAGAGTGTGGAGATGAAACTGCTAAGTTGTAGGCATCACTGTTTTCTTTAATAAATCCTTCTACCCCAATAATTCCGACTACGCTTCCCAATCTGAATTCCTGTCGAGATTGTAACTCCAGGATAAATTGGTCCAGAGAAGTTGTCTGTGCGCGCTTTTCAAGTACTAGATAATCGAGAAAGCGACCTTTCGGGTCGTCTGGGAATCTGGGTATATAATAAACAGCACCCCTCTGCCTTTTTCGTTTGAGATCACTCTCGTCTCTAAAAATATCACCCACAGTCCATGGCAGCCCCCCATTGCCTGTGACTTTTGGGAAAAATGCTTCAATTGCTGATTTATCAGATCCAGGAATCTGAAGCGTAGCTCTAGATATCTGTTCAAATTCACCGCTCAATTTATTCAGGACCTTTAACCACCATTTGACGAGCTCGCCATCCGGCAGAACATGCTTATTTGGATTTTCACTAGAAAGTGGGAATAGATACTGCCCTTCAGATTTAGCGAACAGGCATATGCGTAAAAGTTTGGATGGTTTGATATAATGATGTAAGAGTCCTCGTAATAGTCCTGTTGTAATATCCAATACTGATAGACTCGCGCCAGCTTCCAATTCATAGTAGTGTCCATTTGTATCAGCTTTAGAAACAAATAACGTCATGGAGTTTGGTGATTCATATATAATAATCTCCAATGCAAAAAAATCGATATTTTTATAGGATaacacaaaaaaatggGTTGAGGAGGCATCTAGTGGGACGGAACGGGACTGCTTTTTGGGCAGGTACACTAAACGTCGGCATTTTCGAGGATTTGTTCTTATGTGCACGAGACCAAATGGTTCTTTAAATTTTGGAAGGAATTCCCTTAACTCAGACTCAAAGCGAGTCTCAATTGACATATTTTTGGTTAAAATAAGTGGATCAGCTGGGTCAGTTCGAGACTCGCGAAACTAGCACGTAACGATCGGCTATATTGATAGCCGTGCAATCTCGAATGATCTTCAGGGTCCATCTCCCGAACGATACGATAATTATTCTAAAGGTTTTCTGGGGTGGATTAGCAGCTACAATACATCAAAGAAGAGAGTGAGCCTGAACAACCTGACTGATATGACCATATGTTGAAACGCAATGCTCAACTTTATTGTCAATTGACAGTTTGAGCCATTATCTGACCGTGACTAAGCTCTCGATGCCaagtatatataataatatcatttCATCAATTACATTCTAGTATCTAAAAAGATTCGTATTCTTCAGGGAAAAAGATCAATCTCTCGGTCTCTCCTTTTGTTAGAATTACCAATCTAATTACACCACCAGAGCTTCCATCCCACTTGATAGCTTGGGAGAGTGCCGTCTTGACAAAGTTCACGGCATCATCTTTGCTCATTTCAGATTTAAAATTCTTATCACAGAAACCGTAAATGTATGATGAACCACTACCAGCAATAGCGTACTCTTGCTTATGTAAACTTCCTCCTAATGGAATACTGTATACCTCACCACCTGTCTTCTCATCATAACCGGCCAAAATAATACCAGCGCTAAAGGAAGTTAGATACGATCAAGCCATATCAATTTTCACGACATAATCACGCAATTATTGAACTACTCACCTTAAGTTGTCTTTGTTGTTATAACATAGCACCCTGAAAATAGAAGCAGCTACTTTAGCCGATGGGGGTTCGTTATTCTCAGCGGCATATGCTTGCAAATGGTAGTGGACAATATCTGCTACAGCTTGTGTGTCCGCTGCAGAACCAGAACGACAACACCACACCTTATCATGAACTTGTGTCAATTTATCAGTAACACGATTGGCAATAAAAGCACCAGTGGTCGTTCTACTATCAGCACCTAAGATAATACCATCTTTGAATTTAACTGCCATGCTGAGAGAAGTTAGTCATTTGCTTTCCATGTGGCTATCCAAATTGGACTGTCTATTTAACAAATCATTCTGATCTCTTTCAGACCTCCTGAGTTTATATACGCCAATTACAAGAAGAGCCAAACTAGGATCGAAATTCCACATTCTGGTGGCGATGAACTAGTTGCCGAGTGCACTTCTCATCAATTGACCATTCAGATGTAACAGTTCTTAGATCCAGTTGAAATAGCTCAAAATTTAAACTTACATTGAAGTACCAAGGCTAAAAAATGTTAGAATGGGTTCACACTGATCACAGCAATTACAACATGAACTTGCTAGAGGTTTGTTCTATATCC
This window harbors:
- the RTT109 gene encoding H3 histone acetyltransferase RTT109, translating into MSIETRFESELREFLPKFKEPFGLVHIRTNPRKCRRLVYLPKKQSRSVPLDASSTHFFVLSYKNIDFFALEIIIYESPNSMTLFVSKADTNGHYYELEAGASLSVLDITTGLLRGLLHHYIKPSKLLRICLFAKSEGQYLFPLSSENPNKHVLPDGELVKWWLKVLNKLSGEFEQISRATLQIPGSDKSAIEAFFPKVTGNGGLPWTVGDIFRDESDLKRKRQRGAVYYIPRFPDDPKGRFLDYLVLEKRAQTTSLDQFILELQSRQEFRLGSVVGIIGVEGFIKENSDAYNLAVSSPHSVSYKEFVQLKDVLMNLSFATREFAESASEEFSDRVPEFAKLKIFGAKEAKIKDKKTATTSAPVNVLGGMLIRKKPKK
- the PRE3 gene encoding proteasome core particle subunit beta 1 (Beta 1 subunit of the 20S proteasome; responsible for cleavage after acidic residues in peptides; GO_component: GO:0005737 - cytoplasm [Evidence IEA,IEA]; GO_component: GO:0005789 - endoplasmic reticulum membrane [Evidence IC] [PMID 9087403]; GO_component: GO:0005634 - nucleus [Evidence IEA,IEA]; GO_component: GO:0005634 - nucleus [Evidence IC] [PMID 9087403]; GO_component: GO:0000502 - proteasome complex [Evidence IEA]; GO_component: GO:0005839 - proteasome core complex [Evidence IEA]; GO_component: GO:0019774 - proteasome core complex, beta-subunit complex [Evidence IDA] [PMID 9087403]; GO_component: GO:0034515 - proteasome storage granule [Evidence IDA] [PMID 18504300]; GO_function: GO:0004175 - endopeptidase activity [Evidence IEA]; GO_function: GO:0004175 - endopeptidase activity [Evidence IMP] [PMID 9207060]; GO_function: GO:0004175 - endopeptidase activity [Evidence IMP] [PMID 9312134]; GO_function: GO:0016787 - hydrolase activity [Evidence IEA]; GO_function: GO:0008233 - peptidase activity [Evidence IEA]; GO_function: GO:0004298 - threonine-type endopeptidase activity [Evidence IEA,IEA]; GO_process: GO:0010499 - proteasomal ubiquitin-independent protein catabolic process [Evidence IDA] [PMID 19162040]; GO_process: GO:0043161 - proteasome-mediated ubiquitin-dependent protein catabolic process [Evidence IDA] [PMID 11545745]; GO_process: GO:0043161 - proteasome-mediated ubiquitin-dependent protein catabolic process [Evidence IDA] [PMID 19029916]; GO_process: GO:0006508 - proteolysis [Evidence IEA]; GO_process: GO:0051603 - proteolysis involved in cellular protein catabolic process [Evidence IEA]), which translates into the protein MAVKFKDGIILGADSRTTTGAFIANRVTDKLTQVHDKVWCCRSGSAADTQAVADIVHYHLQAYAAENNEPPSAKVAASIFRVLCYNNKDNLR
- the AIM17 gene encoding Aim17p (hypothetical protein; the authentic, non-tagged protein is detected in highly purified mitochondria in high-throughput studies; null mutant displays reduced frequency of mitochondrial genome loss; GO_component: GO:0005739 - mitochondrion [Evidence IEA,IEA]; GO_component: GO:0005739 - mitochondrion [Evidence IDA] [PMID 14562095]; GO_component: GO:0005739 - mitochondrion [Evidence IDA] [PMID 14576278]; GO_component: GO:0005739 - mitochondrion [Evidence IDA] [PMID 16823961]; GO_function: GO:0051213 - dioxygenase activity [Evidence IEA]; GO_function: GO:0046872 - metal ion binding [Evidence IEA]; GO_function: GO:0003674 - molecular_function [Evidence ND]; GO_function: GO:0016491 - oxidoreductase activity [Evidence IEA,IEA]; GO_process: GO:0008150 - biological_process [Evidence ND]; GO_process: GO:0055114 - oxidation-reduction process [Evidence IEA,IEA]) — protein: MIRGSRLLLRRQLARKYHVESFDKSGISLGGFRTAEPVKFRNLFLRDACASTESVDVSTKQKTFSTAQLGDSIYAKNVTVNPSTQSLDVEWADGHKSSYSQDFLETYSNTVSRRRYRHLDLHDTNIWNSGTSKFTYDDAYSTSYKAYLESPNDLVKSLQRDGIAFITDIPPGEKFNSSKITVEHIAEQIGPIKNTFYGPSWNVISQSMAKNVAYTAVYLPLHMDLLYFESPPGVQLLHVIENNTIGGESIFADSFAAALHILETDPDAYSALTEVPISYHYVNDNQHYYFARPLIVEDVNSSVDEKTGRRAISHINYSPPFQGPIDAIATTHDVADNVVTNFYRGLRLFEEYIENPSNQIEVKMAENTCVLFMNRRTLHGRQQFQPGSGNRWFKGTYLDIDSFQSKLRTSKS